Genomic DNA from Solanum dulcamara chromosome 4, daSolDulc1.2, whole genome shotgun sequence:
AAATTAGAAGGATCAGcaatttttttggtaatattCATGGTGTTGTTTGCCGTCCAGATAATTAATGCATCAACAATTTATAATGTTGGAGATAGTGATGGTTGGACATTTGGTGATGTGCTTGGTATGAAATTAGTATATTATTGTTgtgtctttttttttcattttattattattattattatttgctgTCAATGTAAGAAGAATGGAATTtcactctctttttttttcttccagtATTCAATTATCCTAAAGATATACACAGTGTGGTTATAGTAAACGAAGTGAATTACGATAATTGTAACCCTTCAGGAGAAATATTTAATTCAGGAAATGATATGATAACTCTTAGCAAGGgcacaacttattttatttgTGGTGTTGCTGATCATTGTGATGGTGCCCAAAAAATTGCAGTTAccactaattaattaaataaatatcgtTTTGAGCTatctccttttcttcttttcatttttttaaatcattTGAGAGAACAAAAAATGTAAGAAGTTACAAATGATTGGATCATAATTTGGAACTCATAACTAACTTGAAGTCGTATTTTAGTAACTACTGATGTTTAATTTAGTTATTGCAATACTTAAAGTTTTGATACATTTTAGTTAAATTTAAGGTTAATTGTAAATAAGCGGAATCGTATGCGTAGAAAATGGGGGGGAAAGGCAAAAACTTTATATTATCcaaatattcatttttaaaatcatttatttatacCATTAAAACCAACGTGAGGCATCCCTAAAAGTAggcaataaaaatgaaaaacatagaaatctaatatatataattaattttctatATATTAAAATCTGTtataaaagtaaatattttatattccATAGCTGATAATTATCTAATGTTATATACAACAAGAAGCCTAGTAtaataacaaaaagaaaaattacttgattgagtgctttttaaaaattaattactgattttagcgatattttttatttattaccatttatagcaatatatagcaatactatgataaatctacacttgtattaaaagtgaattatgcatacaatataaatgtattataagtgttttaaaatatatattatgtttgtgtagtaagaaactaacataatgtattataagtctattaaagtatgtgataaatatattatccatctataaaacttgtattatatacgttttataaatagttctcttcaatatgtattaaaactgtattataaatgtattataagtgttcagtgaaatattttttttattactataaatggtaaatatttttttaatattgtatatttatgtaagtttcccataaaaaaaattgaagaaattaccCAATTAGACATACAACTACACcatatatactaattttatcTATACTTTCAGATAATTTTACCATTAATAAATAGTTTCCTACCATATATTGaggaaaatatatttaaatacatGTGTTATTGCTACCAGATACactaaaataaggaaaaagacGAGCGAGATAGTCATGTATCACAGATGCATGCGAATCACATTAGATacacactagatacatgtatttcaTATATCTGGTGTGATTCGCATATATTTGGGATATCAGATACATAGAATAGTGGTGAGCGAGATTTGTCTATGTACCCTAGATGCATGCGAATCTACTTGTATATAGtgtatctaaaataaattatatctaATTTTGACCACGTGTATCCCAAGATACATATATCTGGAGTATCTAGATACATCAAAATCCGATAAGATTTGTAGTATTGCAAACTAGAGTGTATTTAAGTTATTAGCTCCTAAACTAATGAGTTTCTGTAAGTTTtcctaatttttaaaaaattacataattaaaaCTACATAAATTGGACCCATTAGGCAAAATTATTTACTCAAATTGGATTCAACCCCAAATATTTATCATGATTGGACCCACgatccaaactatttacccgAGTAACTTAGTATTGTTTTCACTAAAGCACTGTTTcttcctctttgataccatcagagtatataatATCAAAAACGTGAATTAGAAAAGTAAGGAGATCACTGCTTGTAACAGTTTTTCTTTAGGAATTTTTACATAAATGAACTATTTTAGATcaataattaactttttttaggctatttttttttaattacggTCTATAgcatatttatcttaattaataattaattatccaaATTTAAATAGTACagaaatgtttgaaattcacatataatacttataatatatttgtaataaaaatattttaattatatacttaCCATATTTATTGAAAAATGCATATAGTATGTATCATAGattaatttcaaaatgtattataattattatttatttttttcttattaatgaTGCTAAAATATActattgtattataaatatttagttatatattcaccacgtgcattgaaataTTTCTacaatatattgaattcaaaatctattataattattttttatttttttctcttattaacggaatatattattgtattaaaaaatattttagttatatatttaccatgtgcattgaaacatgcttataatatgtataatatattgaattcaaaatatattataattattttctttattgtgTTAGAAACTCAttatatttgttcttttttttctctctttctctttctctttccttctctttctgcatccttcttttctttttttgtcctttttctctctctttctctttctccctcttttaaaaataataattaattcaatacatttttaataacgtaaattaatttaaatagatctgaaatatttgaaattcacacataatacttatgatacatttgtattaaaaatatttaattatttattcactactttttaataataatatattaaattcaaattttattataattattttttatttttttctcttcttaacgaaatatattattgtattaaaaatatttatttatatattcagcatgtgcattgaaacatgcatataatatgtataatatatttaattcaaattgtattctaatacaaatttaatattatatattgttattaattcgattgttgttatttcaataaatatattattgtattaaaaatattttagttatatattcaccacgtgcattgaaatatgcctataatataatacattgaattcaaaatctattataattattttttatttttttctcttattaacaaaatatattattgtattaaaaatattttagttatatatttatcgcgtgcattgaaacatgtctataatatgtataatatattgaattcaaattgtattacaattattatttatatgtttttttattgtGCTAGAAATGCATTATCTatgtatttacataaaaaaattatttaattttaaaaatcaataaaatcatCCTTTCCATAATGTCCAAtccaaaattaaatttaaattaggataattaattattacatatttataaaaaagggaggaagagaaagagaaagatatatatatatagagagagaaaaatcaaaccaaaaaatgagaagaaggagagagagagaggcggagggggagaaaaagagagagagcgggggggggggggggggagagagagagagaaagggaaaaatgaaaaaaaaaaaaaggaaagagaggaggagaagaaagaaaaaaaaataataataaaaatatatatatatattttatattattttgaataaaaaaaatactgtcattttttataaagataaaatatatactaaaatttgtaattaatgttatataatatattatttatgtaaatATGCTTTTCTTGTTTGGGCCTAGAAAAAGGGAAGTCGAGAAATGGGCCTTAACCTCTCCTCTTTGAAGTCTAATCTACTTTCCCCCTTCATTTCCTATAGATTCAGCATTCTAATCAATTACATTGAGTTATTTTTGAACTaaaaaagattttgaaaaaattttaaaaaaatctctgcaatttgaacaatttttttctttgttcgGGTAAAATGTGATAAGAGTAATAAAATAACACtaacataatataatatatataatcaattatGTGTGGTCTTATCGGTAAGTCGtcatatttgataaaaaaataatttaaaaagttaTTCACACAACCAGGTGTCAATAACCATGCAATACATTAAATTCGATGAAATCTACATTAAATGAGCAAAAGAAGATTGTCAAATTAACATTAATTGGGAAGTATTAGCTAGCGCCACTATAAAAAGCCACAAAGTTCTTATAACTCAAACCACTCAACTTAATTCAAGTCTATACAATTACACCTTTAAATTACACAATTTTCTGTCTAGAGAAGTAGAAAAATGTCAGGGAAATTAGAAGGATgtgcaattttttttgttatattgatgatgttgtttatTACTAGTACTATTAAAATAACTATTGCATCAACAACTTATAATGTTGGAGATAGTGATGGTTGGACATTGGGTGTTAGCAATTGGCCTAATGGCAAGAATTTCAAAGCTGGTGATGTGCTTGGTATGAATTTAGTATCATTATTGTGccccttttttcatttttattttattttatttttgacaaaTTTTAATTGTATCTGATAGCAAGAATTATGTAGTATTTAATATTTCATGACTTTaataactcttttttttttcttcagtaTTCAATTATCCTAAAAGTGTTCATAACGTGGTGATAGTGAACAAGGCGGATTATGACAATTGTAAACCTTCtggaaaaatatttaattctgGAAATGATAAAGTAACCCTTAGAAAGGGGACAACCTATTTCATTTGTGGTATTGCTGGTCATTGTGATGGTGGTCAAAAGATTGCAATTActgcaaattaattaattaaataaataagtatCATTTTGCTCTAtcttttcttttagtagtgCTGTTTAATTTGCTTATTGCAATACTTAaacaaaatatagaaatcatTAAGATCATGTTTTTgctcattttaaaaaaaattattttttaaacgtTAAATTCTACCATTAATTTTTTCGTTCTTCTCCAATTTTATCTCTATCAAATCATAAAAAAACAATCATAAACAAGATCTAGAAAACTCAGCCAGCAATCACCATCATCTTAACACAATAGTAATTTTTTATTGAGTTACGATGCAAAAATGAATTTTGGAAATTgagaaaataaacaaattaaaatttgaattaatttcttcatttttcgtCTTTGAAATTTGAGGTTAGAGAAGGATTTCACAAGAATCTAAAGGTTCAAATTTattgattgataatttgataCTAGAGGGCTAAGCCCATGTTCAATACACTTTTTTATTATGCTTattaataatttggaaataaatttatgttattcaaatgttaaaaataaatagacttgattatttaatatttaaatataaagataatattttaatattcaaatGTGATTTCTAATTTAAATGACAACTTAGTTTTTGAGACCAATCATAAATGTGGTCTAGGTCTATTCTTCTAGGCTAGACATGAATTaagtaaattatatatatataaaaaagcgCATATCATTCTATGTTTTGAGAAATACATTATTTAATCTCTtgtatcaaaaaaagaaaaaagataagaaTTAGAGGATATTCAGaatttcattatcaaaattttttttactcaaaataaTTATGCGAGTTTTTTCATTCAGACCGGTAGACAAGCAAACACATCTATATGgacaaaagaaacaaaacatTATATACTTATTAGTACTCCAAAGTACAACTATTAACTAGAATGTAATAAATTTTGCTAGTGTAGCTAGAATTGGAATAAATTAATTAGCGGTAACAACAGCCTTGACACCATTAGCACAATGTGGTCCGATAGTACAAATGAAGTATGATGTCCCTTGTGTAAGAGTTATTTTATCGTCTCCGGAATTGAAAAGTTCTCCTTCAACACCATTGCAAGAGTCGAACCCTGCTTTGTCCACCTTTACTACATTGTGCACTCCAACTGGATATTTAAattctatattttttataaaaaaaatacatacacATTAATCGTAGTTTTGTGTTTATTATTTGactaataaaattatcaataaaTTCTTACCAATAACATCGCCTGTGTTGAAAGTCTTGCCATTAGGCCAGCCATTCATCTTGAAACCCCAACCATTAGCATCACCAGCAAGAAATGTATCTGCTTTTGAAATGTTGGTTTGAAGCAAGATGCAAAGCATCATAGTAAAGGCAACAATTGTGACTTTGTTTACTCCAAACATTTTGacaatgaatatatatatatattaactagATATATGTAAATAAAGGGATTAGAATGAAGGCTCTTAGTGATGTTGTGCCAATTGAGCAAGAATGTAGGCCTTTATATAGGAAACTTTACAATTGAAATCACATACAAAATCATAATCTTAGAAGCTTTTATAGTAACAAACTTAAAGAATATCCATTTATATTGTGAATTACTaacattttacaaaaaaaaaggggaaaaattGAGTGACTTTCCAAAGATGCAAAAATGAGAAAGATATCATTTGCATTCTAAGACAAATAATAGAAATACATAATTAAAATTCCTAATATAGTCCATTTTGGTTCATTACATTTACAACCTTAATTTCTATCAACAACCAGTTAAAATATCTATATTATTGGCAACAATATTTAACATGTGATagcaaataatttattattattttagttaAACTCTTGCGGTTTAAAAGATATTGATACTATTATTAATTAgtatgcatcacaataaaataCATGTCTTGGTGGACAATTATATTGTAGTTAGTTCTTGCACACTAGTAGTATGtctcataaaaataatttctattttCCACCATTTAACTTATAAGTAACCTAATTGTGTAATCTTTTTTTGTAACATTATCAGGGAATGCAGGGCGGAGCTAAAagtttaaatatgaatttgattgaattcaataatttttgctcaaattatatatttatatttaaaataaattattaaatatatataaatagagcATATAAAACTTGTGACATGAGTTCCTTATCATCTTTCCAATATATTGCCTCACTCACAGGGGCACATCTAGGATGGCGTCATGTTGTTTATTCGAACTTTCTCgacaaaaaatatattgtatataaaagtatatttcttatatatagatatatatattttgaactCCCTCACCAGAAGATTTGAAAGTGACTCAGTAGtttagaaaaaaatcaaattatgaaacacagtacatttttatttttcaagccttttaaatgaaaattttgaattcgccACTTCTCACCCATAGCAATGTATAAGAATATCATCTCTCAATTTACAATCTACTATCTCAGTTAGTTCTCGATTTACAATTGACTATCTGAGTTAGTTGCGGATGCAAGATTTTTGTTAAGAAAGAAATGACTAAAgctaaaacaaaaataaaattgtggTTTGCAAGAATTGAACCTATCTATGTCCAGAGAATTTAAACCTATTTTTTACCATTGAGCTAAGTTTTTGGCTTATAACAAGGggattaaatattatatatatatatatatatgtatatatatataaaataaaattttaattttatatataatataatttttttttttgaataagcaCCCTTCCTTCTGTCTAGATCCACTTTGATCTCagttataataaaataaatttgaagcAATATTATTTCGTTTAATCATTATAACGAGTCTTATGAAATGTGTTCTTCGTTACTAGGGGCGGATGCATGTTAACGAAGCGATCTCATGCGACACCATATAATCGAATTCTTTTACTAAAATGTGTGTTAATGCCTTAAAATCTACGAGTCAAGACTCTTCTTTACCTACTTTTATTGCAGAAGAACGTTTAGCTAGATTCATGGTGATGTGTTGTATTTCTATTACAAATACTTGTGGTTGAAGAATCTTTAACCATCAAAGTAGATTAAGAAAAACCTTAATCAATGAACTTGATTGAAGAATAACATGTGAGGAAGACGGATGAGAGAGAATTGAGTGATAAACGTGGGAGGGGAGAATTATGAGAGAGCGTGTGCTGATTTAGAATGAAAGAGTAAATTAGAGAGATAATTAAGTGGGCATAATTTTGTTTTAGGCTATTTTTAAGGAGTGGTGTATCTAACTTCAAATATGATACATAATAGATAAATAATTGGATAATAAGTAATTGTTTGAAGGTATAAATTGGATTAGGagatatgatatgtatgtatatctaattatgtaattttttctataatatataaatagttGGATTACATAAATGAATCAACTAGATCAAGCCTATTCATTTTCTCATTtcctaaaaaaattaacttgTCACGAGTTAAATATCATgacatttttaattaaattgatgTCTAATCAAATTCAACCAAATCTCCTATTCATATTTTTCAACCAATGAAATAAAGGTGAGAATCATTTATAACTCTCTTCTCCCATTTAGAAGAATGATAATTTATTCCCCTTCGTTATAAATTTAGTAAATAATAGGTCACTCCTTTGAATGTTACAAGTTTTCTTTTGCACAAAATTTTCTATTCAATAACTCtatattcttaaaaaaaaatcaatttaaaagtgaaaaataaataaattttgtttcAATAATCTCTTTTAGGCAATATCAAGTAAACTTAGAGGGCTAATAGGCTCAACGTTTGTTGGGCTTCATTTTTCATGTTGGCCCTCCAAAATTCTTCTAACATTGTGTTTTTTCACTGTATAATCCTAATTTTAAgagtattaatttaaaatttgagtacacattaattaaataatcatgattaaatgatatatatattttttttgataaaatatcACGCTTTTactgatttgacataagtaccGGCTAAAAGCCTAAATTCACTTCATTTTCAATAAattgattatgaaaaaaaataaattgactgAGAAcctaattttatgaatttgaatGTGATATATGTTGGACAGATTCTCTaccaaaaatgacaaaaaatattatgtgTCCCATATATTGGTcaaaccttcttcttcttctttttttttgtcaaaatacttttgaatattaaattataaaaaaattggaaCACTATCAatatttcttctatttctttatgtaatatttttctttagtaATGTAATCTTATTCTTTTCTACTTCTTTGAGAATAATATCAATTTCTTTCCTTTCATTCTTGATGGTTTTATCTACACAAAAATGATGATTAATAAAATTTGTGACCGTTAAAACTTTTAAAGTGATATTAGACATTGCCTGTTATAAAATCTTCATTCAGCTTAATTTCCTTTAACATATATCTAGTTCAAAATTTATTCTCAAGATCCATAAAATGTATGGAGTGGACATGAATAAGATTTTTTTAGACATATTTTTTAGTTTAGGAGATGATGAAGTGTTAGTTTCAAATGGGACAATCTATTTCATTTGTACTACCGAAAACAATTATGCTAAATTGCTAATGGTGTCAAGATTGTTGTCATCGACAATTGATTTACTAATTAATATAAACTTCACTTATTAAAATCTTACGATTTCATTTTATTATAACAATTGTAATATTCGAGTACTAGTATCATTTTTCCTACTTATATAATTTACAGATGCACTTTATTTAtgaagtattttttattttattttactctaTTATTATAAGAGTTAAAAAAAGACAGTCTGATGCACAAAATATTGTGTATTAGCAAAGTTCAGGAAAGAGTCGCACCTCAAGCGGTTTGAAGCATATACAACTCTGAACATGAAGGAATTTGGTCATACTTTTCAAACAAATTTGTAAATCTTGGAGTCTGATTTTCAACTAGTTGTATATCTTCAAAATATATACTTATGTGAATTGTATACAAAATTATGCTATGTAACTTTTCAAGTGAATAACTTAAATGATCATTCATTAAAGAATCACATTCATTCGTCGATGTTGTGACAAAAGAAGAACAAAGTGACAAAATAATtatgctaatttttttttttcattcaaagTACTCCACAAGAAAAACTCATGTATacatatcatgaaataaaatattttatatcatcGATACTAGATACCTGAAATTATAACTATAAGGATGAAATAAGACCACTACATATCAGTAcatataatttgaaataaactaattagCTGTAATAGCAGCCTTAACACCATTAGAACAATGTGGTCCGATGGTACAAATGAAATATGATGTCCCCTTTTCAAGTGTTATTTTGTCGTCTCCTGAATTAAAAACTTGTCCTCCAGTATATTTGCAAGAGTCATATTGGTCCTGACTCACTTTTACCACATTGTGCAGTCCAACTTGATATTTAAATtctatataaaaaaacaaaaacaaaaaagagaagcaaatatatacacgttaatttaagaaaaatattgtaaatatgatcaggaaataaaaataaatagtgaaAACGATGTgaatagatgatttttttttcattattttttgaatcaaaattttattaatgaattcTTTACCAATAACATCGCCAGCCGTGAAAGTCTTGCCATTAGGCCATCCATTCATACCAAAACCCCAACCATTAGCATCACCAGCAGGAAATGTAGCTGCATTTGAAATGTTGAATTGAAGTAAAATGCATAACACCATAATAAGGGCAACAATTGTGACTTTGTTTACTCCAAACATATTGATAATAGATAGATGCAAAAGGGATTAGAATGAAGGATGCTCTTAGTATTGAGTAAGAATATAGGCCATTATATAGGCATTTTCTTGCACATTCAAAATCATTcattaaattgaaaattttattattattaatgttattattatctgtaattaattaataatctcCTTAGATCTTAATATTTAGAGATTTTTCTGTAACAAACTTAAAAAAGTATTTATTTCCATGCTGACtcaataaaattttacaaaAGCAAAAGAGGgaaatttaatagaaaatgcAGAGTGAATAAGATTGTTGCGGAATATAttacaaaaaagaagaagaaagatataTTTTTCACAGATGCAAAGTGAGAAGGATTATTTGCTATTTATTTAAAAGTAAATGTAAATCCTTAACAATTGTATGGAAATTTTATTCACTTTCAACAGATTTTAATTTAGAGTTACTCGTTATTGTGTAGACACttaatatatgttgggttgagCTAACGCAAGATTTGCACATGCGTTTAATATCTATTGGaccaaataaatatatgaatCATTAGATATATAAATGAATCtgcttttcatatttttcaacGAATGAAACAAGGTGAAAGTCATTTATAACTCTCTATCAACATGGATTGTGATACAGTGATTGAACAGTTTCACCTTTAACTAGAGGTTTCGAATTTGAACCCtggatattaaaaaaaattatgttgggaGTGTCACACCTGAATAGGCTTTGCAATACGCGATCCGAATTTAATCGAAGCTCCACAGACTCCGAACACTAGgtggaaaaccaaaaaaaaataattctctcCCATTATAAAAGAAGAATGGTTTATTCCCATTTGTTATAAGTTCATTGAATGGTCACTCCTTTGAATATTACAAGCCTTTTTTTGTCGGAATGACTTGAGAGACTCTTATACTTGGCTTCGTTTGTAAGTTGAACTCTTATATTTACGAGTTTATCAACTGAACCCTTCAATTCACCAAAACACAATATTTTCAACCTCTTTGACCATTGACCGAACTAACGTGACACTGATATTTCTGATTTGGAAAAGTGCGTCATTACACGCTTTTAAAGCGAGTGAgattaaatattttacattaaaaaattattaattttttttaaaaaaattgaacaaaatctgtaattaaaaaaaaaaaaacttcctaCTTCCGGCCCTCGCCCCCCCTTCCCCCAAACACACTACACATGCTTACACTCCCAACTTTCTTCTTTCCGgccctctttttcttcttctatggATCCACCCATCATACCCACCCccctcttcttcatcttcttaacATCAATCCCCCCTTCCTCCCCCAACCAAACTTTTTATCCCTATCtctaaatgttttttttattttttattttttttgctacAATCAATACCTTCCTTGACCATTTTTTGTCCCTCCATATTTTCATCCTTGAAAGTTTTAATTTCGTGAGTATCTTTTGAATCTTTTTTTGTATAATGTGAAGGGTGATATTGATATTGAAAAACTCCATTGATAAGCTTGAGGAAGTTTGAAGAACAATAAG
This window encodes:
- the LOC129888007 gene encoding basic blue protein-like, with the protein product MSGKLEGCAIFFVILMMLFITSTIKITIASTTYNVGDSDGWTLGVSNWPNGKNFKAGDVLVFNYPKSVHNVVIVNKADYDNCKPSGKIFNSGNDKVTLRKGTTYFICGIAGHCDGGQKIAITAN
- the LOC129884916 gene encoding chemocyanin-like; this encodes MFGVNKVTIVAFTMMLCILLQTNISKADTFLAGDANGWGFKMNGWPNGKTFNTGDVIEFKYPVGVHNVVKVDKAGFDSCNGVEGELFNSGDDKITLTQGTSYFICTIGPHCANGVKAVVTAN
- the LOC129884595 gene encoding chemocyanin-like; the encoded protein is MFGVNKVTIVALIMVLCILLQFNISNAATFPAGDANGWGFGMNGWPNGKTFTAGDVIEFKYQVGLHNVVKVSQDQYDSCKYTGGQVFNSGDDKITLEKGTSYFICTIGPHCSNGVKAAITAN